A region of Arabidopsis thaliana chromosome 5, partial sequence DNA encodes the following proteins:
- the IRX6 gene encoding COBRA-like extracellular glycosyl-phosphatidyl inositol-anchored protein family — translation MRLLFSFCFFFFMIIFTATAYDPLDPSGNITIKWDIMSWTADGYVATVTMNNFQIYRHIQNPGWTLGWTWAKKEVIWSMVGAQTTEQGDCSKFKGNVPHCCKKTPTVVDLLPGVPYNQQFSNCCKGGVIGAWGQDPSAAVSQFQVSAGLAGTTNKTVKLPKNFTLLGPGPGYTCGPAKIVPSTVFLTTDKRRKTQALMTWNVTCTYSQFLARKHPSCCVSFSSFYNDTITPCPSCACGCENKKSCVKADSKILTKKGLNTPKKDNTPLLQCTHHMCPVRVHWHVKTNYKDYWRVKIAITNFNYRMNHTLWTLAIQHPNLNNVTQVFSFDYKPVSPYGSISK, via the exons ATGAGGCTCCTCTTcagcttctgcttcttcttcttcatgatcaTCTTTACCGCAA CTGCTTATGATCCATTAGATCCTAGTGGTAACATTACAATCAAATGGGATATTATGTCCTGGACGGCAGATGGCTATGTG GCTACGGTAACTATGAACAACTTCCAAATCTACCGGCACATACAAAACCCTGGTTGGACATTAGGTTGGACATGGGCAAAGAAAGAGGTGATTTGGTCAATGGTTGGTGCACAAACAACAGAACAAGGAGACTGTTCCAAGTTTAAGGGAAATGTACCTCATTGCTGTAAGAAAACCCCTACAGTTGTTGATCTCTTGCCAGGTGTGCCTTATAATCAACAGTTCTCAAACTGTTGCAAAGGAGGTGTAATTGGAGCTTGGGGTCAAGATCCATCAGCCGCTGTATCCCAGTTTCAGGTTAGTGCTGGTTTAGCTGGAACTACAAACAAGACTGTCAAGCTTCCTAAGAACTTCACTTTGCTTGGTCCCGGCCCTGGTTACACTTGCGGTCCTGCCAAAATCGTGCCCTCTACCGTTTTTCTCACAACTGACAAACGGCGAAAAACACAAGCTTTGA TGACATGGAATGTTACCTGCACATACTCACAGTTTTTAGCAAGAAAGCATCCAAGCTGTTGtgtctccttctcttctttctacaACGACACCATAACTCCTTGCCCGTCTTGTGCCTGTGGCTGCGAGAACAAAAAGAGCTGCGTCAA GGCTGATTCTAAGATTCTAACCAAGAAAGGTCTCAACACACCAAAAAAGGACAACACTCCTTTGTTGCAATGCACACATCACATGTGCCCTGTTAGAGTCCACTGGCACGTTAAAACTAACTACAAAGACTATTGGCGAGTGAAGATAGCAATCACAAATTTCAATTACCGGATGAATCATACACTCTGGACTTTAGCAATTCAGCATCCAAATCTCAACAATGTGACTCAAGTTTTCAGCTTTGACTACAAACCAGTCTCTCCTTACGGATccataagtaaataa
- the IRX6 gene encoding COBRA-like extracellular glycosyl-phosphatidyl inositol-anchored protein family gives MNNFQIYRHIQNPGWTLGWTWAKKEVIWSMVGAQTTEQGDCSKFKGNVPHCCKKTPTVVDLLPGVPYNQQFSNCCKGGVIGAWGQDPSAAVSQFQVSAGLAGTTNKTVKLPKNFTLLGPGPGYTCGPAKIVPSTVFLTTDKRRKTQALMTWNVTCTYSQFLARKHPSCCVSFSSFYNDTITPCPSCACGCENKKSCVKADSKILTKKGLNTPKKDNTPLLQCTHHMCPVRVHWHVKTNYKDYWRVKIAITNFNYRMNHTLWTLAIQHPNLNNVTQVFSFDYKPVSPYGSINDTGMFYGTKFYNDLLMEAGPSGNVQSEVLLQKDQKTFTFKQGWAFPRKVYFNGDECMLPPPDSYPFLPNSAQGNFASFSLTILLLLFISIW, from the exons ATGAACAACTTCCAAATCTACCGGCACATACAAAACCCTGGTTGGACATTAGGTTGGACATGGGCAAAGAAAGAGGTGATTTGGTCAATGGTTGGTGCACAAACAACAGAACAAGGAGACTGTTCCAAGTTTAAGGGAAATGTACCTCATTGCTGTAAGAAAACCCCTACAGTTGTTGATCTCTTGCCAGGTGTGCCTTATAATCAACAGTTCTCAAACTGTTGCAAAGGAGGTGTAATTGGAGCTTGGGGTCAAGATCCATCAGCCGCTGTATCCCAGTTTCAGGTTAGTGCTGGTTTAGCTGGAACTACAAACAAGACTGTCAAGCTTCCTAAGAACTTCACTTTGCTTGGTCCCGGCCCTGGTTACACTTGCGGTCCTGCCAAAATCGTGCCCTCTACCGTTTTTCTCACAACTGACAAACGGCGAAAAACACAAGCTTTGA TGACATGGAATGTTACCTGCACATACTCACAGTTTTTAGCAAGAAAGCATCCAAGCTGTTGtgtctccttctcttctttctacaACGACACCATAACTCCTTGCCCGTCTTGTGCCTGTGGCTGCGAGAACAAAAAGAGCTGCGTCAA GGCTGATTCTAAGATTCTAACCAAGAAAGGTCTCAACACACCAAAAAAGGACAACACTCCTTTGTTGCAATGCACACATCACATGTGCCCTGTTAGAGTCCACTGGCACGTTAAAACTAACTACAAAGACTATTGGCGAGTGAAGATAGCAATCACAAATTTCAATTACCGGATGAATCATACACTCTGGACTTTAGCAATTCAGCATCCAAATCTCAACAATGTGACTCAAGTTTTCAGCTTTGACTACAAACCAGTCTCTCCTTACGGATccataa ATGATACTGGAATGTTCTATGGAACGAAGTTTTACAATGATTTATTAATGGAAGCTGGACCTTCAGGGAATGTGCAATCAGAGGTTTTGCTACAGAAAGATCAAAAGACTTTTACTTTCAAGCAAGGTTGGGCTTTTCCTAGAAAAGTTTACTTTAATGGTGATGAATGTATGTTACCTCCACCAGATTCATACCCTTTTCTACCAAACTCTGCACAAGGGAACTTTGCTTCGTTCTCACtcaccattcttcttctcctattCATCTCAATATGGTGA
- the IRX6 gene encoding COBRA-like extracellular glycosyl-phosphatidyl inositol-anchored protein family (IRREGULAR XYLEM 6 (IRX6); INVOLVED IN: secondary cell wall biogenesis; LOCATED IN: plasma membrane, anchored to membrane; EXPRESSED IN: 21 plant structures; EXPRESSED DURING: 12 growth stages; CONTAINS InterPro DOMAIN/s: Glycosyl-phosphatidyl inositol-anchored, plant (InterPro:IPR006918), COBRA-like (InterPro:IPR017391); BEST Arabidopsis thaliana protein match is: COBRA-like extracellular glycosyl-phosphatidyl inositol-anchored protein family (TAIR:AT5G60920.1); Has 379 Blast hits to 368 proteins in 30 species: Archae - 0; Bacteria - 0; Metazoa - 0; Fungi - 0; Plants - 379; Viruses - 0; Other Eukaryotes - 0 (source: NCBI BLink).), with protein MRLLFSFCFFFFMIIFTATAYDPLDPSGNITIKWDIMSWTADGYVATVTMNNFQIYRHIQNPGWTLGWTWAKKEVIWSMVGAQTTEQGDCSKFKGNVPHCCKKTPTVVDLLPGVPYNQQFSNCCKGGVIGAWGQDPSAAVSQFQVSAGLAGTTNKTVKLPKNFTLLGPGPGYTCGPAKIVPSTVFLTTDKRRKTQALMTWNVTCTYSQFLARKHPSCCVSFSSFYNDTITPCPSCACGCENKKSCVKADSKILTKKGLNTPKKDNTPLLQCTHHMCPVRVHWHVKTNYKDYWRVKIAITNFNYRMNHTLWTLAIQHPNLNNVTQVFSFDYKPVSPYGSINDTGMFYGTKFYNDLLMEAGPSGNVQSEVLLQKDQKTFTFKQGWAFPRKVYFNGDECMLPPPDSYPFLPNSAQGNFASFSLTILLLLFISIW; from the exons ATGAGGCTCCTCTTcagcttctgcttcttcttcttcatgatcaTCTTTACCGCAA CTGCTTATGATCCATTAGATCCTAGTGGTAACATTACAATCAAATGGGATATTATGTCCTGGACGGCAGATGGCTATGTG GCTACGGTAACTATGAACAACTTCCAAATCTACCGGCACATACAAAACCCTGGTTGGACATTAGGTTGGACATGGGCAAAGAAAGAGGTGATTTGGTCAATGGTTGGTGCACAAACAACAGAACAAGGAGACTGTTCCAAGTTTAAGGGAAATGTACCTCATTGCTGTAAGAAAACCCCTACAGTTGTTGATCTCTTGCCAGGTGTGCCTTATAATCAACAGTTCTCAAACTGTTGCAAAGGAGGTGTAATTGGAGCTTGGGGTCAAGATCCATCAGCCGCTGTATCCCAGTTTCAGGTTAGTGCTGGTTTAGCTGGAACTACAAACAAGACTGTCAAGCTTCCTAAGAACTTCACTTTGCTTGGTCCCGGCCCTGGTTACACTTGCGGTCCTGCCAAAATCGTGCCCTCTACCGTTTTTCTCACAACTGACAAACGGCGAAAAACACAAGCTTTGA TGACATGGAATGTTACCTGCACATACTCACAGTTTTTAGCAAGAAAGCATCCAAGCTGTTGtgtctccttctcttctttctacaACGACACCATAACTCCTTGCCCGTCTTGTGCCTGTGGCTGCGAGAACAAAAAGAGCTGCGTCAA GGCTGATTCTAAGATTCTAACCAAGAAAGGTCTCAACACACCAAAAAAGGACAACACTCCTTTGTTGCAATGCACACATCACATGTGCCCTGTTAGAGTCCACTGGCACGTTAAAACTAACTACAAAGACTATTGGCGAGTGAAGATAGCAATCACAAATTTCAATTACCGGATGAATCATACACTCTGGACTTTAGCAATTCAGCATCCAAATCTCAACAATGTGACTCAAGTTTTCAGCTTTGACTACAAACCAGTCTCTCCTTACGGATccataa ATGATACTGGAATGTTCTATGGAACGAAGTTTTACAATGATTTATTAATGGAAGCTGGACCTTCAGGGAATGTGCAATCAGAGGTTTTGCTACAGAAAGATCAAAAGACTTTTACTTTCAAGCAAGGTTGGGCTTTTCCTAGAAAAGTTTACTTTAATGGTGATGAATGTATGTTACCTCCACCAGATTCATACCCTTTTCTACCAAACTCTGCACAAGGGAACTTTGCTTCGTTCTCACtcaccattcttcttctcctattCATCTCAATATGGTGA
- the IRX6 gene encoding COBRA-like extracellular glycosyl-phosphatidyl inositol-anchored protein family: MSWTADGYVATVTMNNFQIYRHIQNPGWTLGWTWAKKEVIWSMVGAQTTEQGDCSKFKGNVPHCCKKTPTVVDLLPGVPYNQQFSNCCKGGVIGAWGQDPSAAVSQFQVSAGLAGTTNKTVKLPKNFTLLGPGPGYTCGPAKIVPSTVFLTTDKRRKTQALMTWNVTCTYSQFLARKHPSCCVSFSSFYNDTITPCPSCACGCENKKSCVKADSKILTKKGLNTPKKDNTPLLQCTHHMCPVRVHWHVKTNYKDYWRVKIAITNFNYRMNHTLWTLAIQHPNLNNVTQVFSFDYKPVSPYGSINDTGMFYGTKFYNDLLMEAGPSGNVQSEVLLQKDQKTFTFKQGWAFPRKVYFNGDECMLPPPDSYPFLPNSAQGNFASFSLTILLLLFISIW, translated from the exons ATGTCCTGGACGGCAGATGGCTATGTG GCTACGGTAACTATGAACAACTTCCAAATCTACCGGCACATACAAAACCCTGGTTGGACATTAGGTTGGACATGGGCAAAGAAAGAGGTGATTTGGTCAATGGTTGGTGCACAAACAACAGAACAAGGAGACTGTTCCAAGTTTAAGGGAAATGTACCTCATTGCTGTAAGAAAACCCCTACAGTTGTTGATCTCTTGCCAGGTGTGCCTTATAATCAACAGTTCTCAAACTGTTGCAAAGGAGGTGTAATTGGAGCTTGGGGTCAAGATCCATCAGCCGCTGTATCCCAGTTTCAGGTTAGTGCTGGTTTAGCTGGAACTACAAACAAGACTGTCAAGCTTCCTAAGAACTTCACTTTGCTTGGTCCCGGCCCTGGTTACACTTGCGGTCCTGCCAAAATCGTGCCCTCTACCGTTTTTCTCACAACTGACAAACGGCGAAAAACACAAGCTTTGA TGACATGGAATGTTACCTGCACATACTCACAGTTTTTAGCAAGAAAGCATCCAAGCTGTTGtgtctccttctcttctttctacaACGACACCATAACTCCTTGCCCGTCTTGTGCCTGTGGCTGCGAGAACAAAAAGAGCTGCGTCAA GGCTGATTCTAAGATTCTAACCAAGAAAGGTCTCAACACACCAAAAAAGGACAACACTCCTTTGTTGCAATGCACACATCACATGTGCCCTGTTAGAGTCCACTGGCACGTTAAAACTAACTACAAAGACTATTGGCGAGTGAAGATAGCAATCACAAATTTCAATTACCGGATGAATCATACACTCTGGACTTTAGCAATTCAGCATCCAAATCTCAACAATGTGACTCAAGTTTTCAGCTTTGACTACAAACCAGTCTCTCCTTACGGATccataa ATGATACTGGAATGTTCTATGGAACGAAGTTTTACAATGATTTATTAATGGAAGCTGGACCTTCAGGGAATGTGCAATCAGAGGTTTTGCTACAGAAAGATCAAAAGACTTTTACTTTCAAGCAAGGTTGGGCTTTTCCTAGAAAAGTTTACTTTAATGGTGATGAATGTATGTTACCTCCACCAGATTCATACCCTTTTCTACCAAACTCTGCACAAGGGAACTTTGCTTCGTTCTCACtcaccattcttcttctcctattCATCTCAATATGGTGA
- a CDS encoding Mitochondrial substrate carrier family protein (Mitochondrial substrate carrier family protein; FUNCTIONS IN: binding; INVOLVED IN: transport, mitochondrial transport, transmembrane transport; LOCATED IN: mitochondrion, mitochondrial inner membrane; EXPRESSED IN: 24 plant structures; EXPRESSED DURING: 15 growth stages; CONTAINS InterPro DOMAIN/s: Mitochondrial carrier protein (InterPro:IPR002067), Mitochondrial substrate carrier (InterPro:IPR001993), Mitochondrial substrate/solute carrier (InterPro:IPR018108); BEST Arabidopsis thaliana protein match is: Mitochondrial substrate carrier family protein (TAIR:AT1G72820.1); Has 30201 Blast hits to 17322 proteins in 780 species: Archae - 12; Bacteria - 1396; Metazoa - 17338; Fungi - 3422; Plants - 5037; Viruses - 0; Other Eukaryotes - 2996 (source: NCBI BLink).) translates to MDTPPTSRIASFGQTEINWDKLDKRRFYINGAGLFTGVTVALYPVSVVKTRLQVASKEIAERSAFSVVKGILKNDGVPGLYRGFGTVITGAVPARIIFLTALETTKISAFKLVAPLELSEPTQAAIANGIAGMTASLFSQAVFVPIDVVSQKLMVQGYSGHATYTGGIDVATKIIKSYGVRGLYRGFGLSVMTYSPSSAAWWASYGSSQRVIWRFLGYGGDSDATAAPSKSKIVMVQAAGGIIAGATASSITTPLDTIKTRLQVMGHQENRPSAKQVVKKLLAEDGWKGFYRGLGPRFFSMSAWGTSMILTYEYLKRLCAIED, encoded by the exons ATGGACACGCCACCGACTTCTCGTATCGCATCTTTTGGTCAGACGGAGATTAACTGGGACAA ACTTGACAAAAGGAGGTTCTACATTAATGGAGCTGGCCTCTTCACTGGTGTTACAGTAGCTCTGTATCCTGTATCCGTTGTGAAAACAAGGCTTCAAGTTGCTTCTAAAGAGATTGCTGAGAGAAGTGCCTTTTCTGTAGTTAAAGGAATTTTAAAGAATGATGGTGTTCCTGGTCTGTACCGAGGTTTTGGTACTGTCATTACAGGTGCTGTACCTGCAAGAATCATATTTCTAACTGCTCTTGAGACCACTAAGATTTCTGCTTTTAAGTTGGTTGCACCTTTGGAGTTAAGTGAACCTACACAAGCCGCCATTGCAAATGGAATTGCTGGCATGACAGCATCTCTTTTCTCACAGGCTGTGTTTGTCCCAATTGATGTT GTTAGCCAAAAGTTGATGGTACAAGGATACTCAGGTCATGCTACATATACTGGTGGTATCGATGTTGCCACAAAAATCATTAAGTCATATGGTGTAAGGGGATTATACAGAGGGTTTGGTCTGTCTGTTATGACCTATTCTCCTTCAAGTGCCGCTTGGTGGGCTAGCTATGGATCAAGCCAACGTGTTATCTGGAG ATTCTTAGGTTATGGTGGTGACTCGGATGCAACTGCTGCTCCTAGTAAGTCAAAAATTGTTATGGTCCAGGCTGCTGGAGGAATTATTGCTGGTGCAACAGCATCCTCAATTACAACACCATTAGACACAATCAAAACGCGACTGCAG GTCATGGGACATCAAGAAAATAGACCTTCAGCGAAACAAGTGGTGAAAAAACTGCTAGCAGAAGATGGCTGGAAAGGATTCTATAGGGGTTTGGGCCCAAGATTCTTTAGCATGTCGGCTTGGGGAACCTCGATGATATTGACTTACGAATACTTAA agcGTCTGTGTGCAATAGAAGATTAG
- a CDS encoding Mitochondrial substrate carrier family protein: protein MDIARCFDGIISWRLDKRRFYINGAGLFTGVTVALYPVSVVKTRLQVASKEIAERSAFSVVKGILKNDGVPGLYRGFGTVITGAVPARIIFLTALETTKISAFKLVAPLELSEPTQAAIANGIAGMTASLFSQAVFVPIDVVSQKLMVQGYSGHATYTGGIDVATKIIKSYGVRGLYRGFGLSVMTYSPSSAAWWASYGSSQRVIWRFLGYGGDSDATAAPSKSKIVMVQAAGGIIAGATASSITTPLDTIKTRLQVMGHQENRPSAKQVVKKLLAEDGWKGFYRGLGPRFFSMSAWGTSMILTYEYLKRLCAIED from the exons ATGGATATCGCTCGTTGTTTTGACGGAATCATTTCGTGGAG ACTTGACAAAAGGAGGTTCTACATTAATGGAGCTGGCCTCTTCACTGGTGTTACAGTAGCTCTGTATCCTGTATCCGTTGTGAAAACAAGGCTTCAAGTTGCTTCTAAAGAGATTGCTGAGAGAAGTGCCTTTTCTGTAGTTAAAGGAATTTTAAAGAATGATGGTGTTCCTGGTCTGTACCGAGGTTTTGGTACTGTCATTACAGGTGCTGTACCTGCAAGAATCATATTTCTAACTGCTCTTGAGACCACTAAGATTTCTGCTTTTAAGTTGGTTGCACCTTTGGAGTTAAGTGAACCTACACAAGCCGCCATTGCAAATGGAATTGCTGGCATGACAGCATCTCTTTTCTCACAGGCTGTGTTTGTCCCAATTGATGTT GTTAGCCAAAAGTTGATGGTACAAGGATACTCAGGTCATGCTACATATACTGGTGGTATCGATGTTGCCACAAAAATCATTAAGTCATATGGTGTAAGGGGATTATACAGAGGGTTTGGTCTGTCTGTTATGACCTATTCTCCTTCAAGTGCCGCTTGGTGGGCTAGCTATGGATCAAGCCAACGTGTTATCTGGAG ATTCTTAGGTTATGGTGGTGACTCGGATGCAACTGCTGCTCCTAGTAAGTCAAAAATTGTTATGGTCCAGGCTGCTGGAGGAATTATTGCTGGTGCAACAGCATCCTCAATTACAACACCATTAGACACAATCAAAACGCGACTGCAG GTCATGGGACATCAAGAAAATAGACCTTCAGCGAAACAAGTGGTGAAAAAACTGCTAGCAGAAGATGGCTGGAAAGGATTCTATAGGGGTTTGGGCCCAAGATTCTTTAGCATGTCGGCTTGGGGAACCTCGATGATATTGACTTACGAATACTTAA agcGTCTGTGTGCAATAGAAGATTAG